The Lepidochelys kempii isolate rLepKem1 chromosome 25, rLepKem1.hap2, whole genome shotgun sequence genome contains a region encoding:
- the C25H19orf25 gene encoding UPF0449 protein C19orf25 homolog: MSSKGKKRVVLPTRPEPPTVEQILEDVRNTQPSDPMFVLIAESNKDLPAPRKKEDSEVKTERLYQQSHSYVEMNQRLQKACSVLKEKCIELKQAGVTLEQNIVEIKEKAL, from the exons ATGAGCTCGAAAGGCAAGAAGCGGGTGGTTCTGCCGACTCGGCCTGAACCACCCACCGTGGAACAGATCCTCGAGGACGTCCGGAACACCCAGCCATCCGATCCCATGTTTGTCCTTATAGCAGAGTCCAATAAAG acTTGCCAGCCCctaggaagaaggaggattctgaaGTGAAGACCGAGCGCCTGTACCAGCAGAGTCATTCTTATGTAGAGATGAACCAGCGGCTGCAGAAGGCCTGCAGTGTGCTGAAGGAGAAGTGCATAGAGCTGAAGCAGGCGGGTGTGACTTTGGAACAGAATATCGTGGAAATTAAGGAAAAGGCCTTGTGA